CGATACCGTAAACGGATACGGAAACAGATTTGTCACCGCGGTGTCGATGCTTGCCCGGGGGCGCTGGTGAGTCACGCGTCGGAGAGTAGGCCGATAGCCGGACTCTGACGGAAACGTTTGCGTAAACGGTAACGCAAACGAAATCGCAAACAATGAGTCGGCTTCTGTCCGAACGTAGTTCTATTCTGACATGCGGCGTAGAGTTTGATAACGGATGGCGACGTATTACTGGTCGTGACCGACGACGCGCCGACGTTCGACATCCCTCGGCGGCCAGAGCGTGTCTATCCCCACGACGGCGGGGTCGAATACGAGGGCGGTACCGTCTTTCGGCTCTCGCCAGACCCCGAGGCTTCGGAGGCCGAGCTGGCATCGCTCGTGGAGCGGGTCTTGGACGGCGACCGGTACACCTACGGCGACTGGTTCGAACTCCCCGCGCCCGTCTATCTAGTCCACGACGAGCGCCACTCGACGGCGTTCCGGGTCGTGATTCGCGGCGGGAGCGTGGAGTTTCACGTCCTGCCGGACACCGCCGCGGAGGCGCTGCGCGGGATGTACTCGCGGCTCTGCGACGCGGGCGACGTCGGCTGGTGCGTCGCCTGCGAGACGACGCGGCCGGAGTGAGGGTTCCGTATCGATTTTCGAGCGGGCGCGGTAGCTTTTTATCGCCGCCGCGATACCCCCACAGTAATGACCCTCCCCACGACCGACGACGCCCAGTTGCGGACGAGTGACACCGAACAGGAGATGTGGGACCTCGCCGAGGGCGGCAACCCCGCCGAGGCCCGCCGGGCGTACCCGAGCGGGTGGCTCTGGCTGACCGGCGAGGAGTCGGTCCGGTCGCTGCTCGCGGCGCTCCTCGACGCCGACACCGAGGCGCGCTACGGCGTCGACGACCTCGCCTCGCGTTCCGACCTCGCCGAGACCGAAGTCGAGGAGGCCATCGACGCGCTCATCTCGCTCGGCGTGCTGGTCGCCGACGAGGGCGCGTACCGCGTCAACGACTGCGCTATCGTCTACCACGCGGCCGCGGAGCTGTCGGCCGCCGTCGAGGCGACCGGCGCACCAGACGACGAGTCCGGGTTCGAGTACCTCGCGCGACTCGAATCGGTGCGGCTGATGCTCGACGCCCTGCTGGAGGTCGATCCGGACCGGTCGCTCGCACAGGAAGACATCCATCGACTCAGCGGCGTCTCGCGCAAGCGCGTCTGGCATCACGTCGAGAAGTTAGTCGACCTCGCGGTGGTCGAGGAGTCGGGTGACGAGTACGTCGTGGGTGCCGCTTCCCCCGTCGTTCGGTGGGTGCAGTCGCTCGACGCGGCGGTCGTCGGCGCGACGCTCGCCCCCTCTCACCCCTGATTCGGCGCTCGCTTTCCGTGGCTCCGGTGGACGGCCGATTCGCGCGAACGCCGGTCAGGCGGTCGCTTCCTGCGGTAAGTCCACGTACTGAGTCTCCCACTCCCGGCGGGCCTCGATTTCCCGGGTCCCCCGGCGGGTGAGGGTGTAGTAGTTGGTCCGTCGGTCGCGCTGGCCCTTCTCCACGAACCCCTTGTCCACGAGCGTATCGAGGTTCGGGTAGAGTCTTCCGTGGTGAATCTCTTTCTCGTAGTACGATTCGAGTTCGTCCTTGATAGCGAGGCCGTGTGGCTCGTCCAGTCCCGCGATGACGTAGAGCAAGTCCCTTTGGAATCCTGTCAGGTCGTACATCTTCTCCCCTTTTAGACCGAAATTTCCGTATGGGCAAAAGGATGATGGCCGTTACGACGCCCCGGACCTGTCACGGCCGGAAGATAGCAAAACCGCCCGACGCTATCGGTTTGCGTCCGTTAAGCATTCCATACTCACGGACTCGAGCCACGTGTCCGCGACCGCCGACTCGTCGGTTCTATTCGCGCGAGGTATGGCAACTATTCGCACTTCGTCGCCGTCCGACACGGCGTCGGTCAGGTCGTGTTCGAGCAGGACCGGTAACTCCGTCTCGCCGGTCGGGTCGCGCACTCGAACTTCCCGCGCGTCCACGTATTCGCTGGCCTCCGGCGCGAACGAGAGGTAGCCGACCGAACTGCACCGCGGGCACTTGGCGTGGGACCGGAACTCGCGGCCGGGTTGGGCGACGTGGCGCGTGACTTCCTCGCACTTGGCGCATCGGAACCCCGCGCGGACGACTTTCGGACGGAGCGGCCCCGTCTCGGCGACGACGCCGCGCGTGGTGTGGAGTTCGTTCAGGTGAGTCGCGCGAATTTCGTCCAGCGCCACTTCGCTCTCGGCGGGCAGGTCGCTGACCCGGAGGTACACGTCCCGCATCTCGCGGTCGGTTTCGTCGGCGAGGAAGCGCCCGAGCGCGGCCTTCCCGGCCCGGAGCGCCTCGTCGGGGTTCGCCAGCAGGGGCCGGACGAACTGGTAGTCGTGGCCGAACCGCTCGCAACT
The nucleotide sequence above comes from Halorussus limi. Encoded proteins:
- a CDS encoding PadR family transcriptional regulator, which produces MYDLTGFQRDLLYVIAGLDEPHGLAIKDELESYYEKEIHHGRLYPNLDTLVDKGFVEKGQRDRRTNYYTLTRRGTREIEARREWETQYVDLPQEATA